One genomic region from Bradyrhizobium icense encodes:
- a CDS encoding sensor histidine kinase — protein MLDRTQPDPSLNHEDALELLDRERVAEDNAGEKGWWRPLGWLRRAGQFFFALSFSSLTRRIVSLNLAGLVALVASILYLSQFRAGLIDARAQSLLVQAEIIAGAIAASATVETNTITIDPDRLLDLKPGESYGAPDESAGLDFPINPERVAPVLRRLISPTKTRARIYGGDGGMILDSRSLYGRGDVMRFELPPPSTEKPGFVERATISIRTWLNRGDLPLYRELGPENGKGYQEIVQALDGVKSSMVRVNDRGEVIVSVAVPVQRFRAVHGALMLSTQGDDIDQMVTAERLAILKVGGVASAVMIVLSLLLASTIAGPVRRLADGAERVRRRIQTRVEIPDFTRRRDEIGHLSGALRDMTNALYSRIEAIEMFAADVAHELKNPLTSLRSAVETLPLARNDTSRGRLLEVIEHDVKRLDRLISDISDASRLDAELQRQDMAPVDLRRLLTTLTSVANETRLGHDVAVEARFEGRGATDTFSVPGHDSRLGQVISNLLSNAQSFSDPGGKVRVTCRRARSEIEIIVDDDGPGIGEDALERIFERFYTDRPHQGFGQNSGLGLSISKQIIEAHNGRIWAENRHGPADADGRPAVAGARFVVRLPAP, from the coding sequence TTGCTAGATCGAACGCAGCCCGATCCCAGCCTGAACCACGAGGATGCTTTGGAGCTCCTCGATCGGGAACGTGTTGCCGAGGATAATGCGGGCGAGAAGGGCTGGTGGCGGCCGCTCGGCTGGCTGCGCAGGGCCGGGCAATTCTTCTTTGCGCTCTCCTTCTCCAGCCTCACGCGCCGGATCGTCTCGCTCAATCTGGCGGGCCTCGTCGCGCTGGTGGCGAGCATTCTCTATCTCTCGCAATTCCGCGCCGGCCTGATCGATGCGCGGGCGCAGAGCCTTCTGGTGCAGGCCGAAATCATCGCCGGCGCGATTGCCGCCTCCGCTACCGTCGAAACCAACACCATCACCATCGATCCGGACCGCCTGCTCGATCTGAAGCCCGGCGAAAGCTACGGCGCGCCGGACGAATCCGCAGGCCTCGATTTTCCGATCAATCCGGAGCGGGTCGCGCCGGTGCTGCGGCGGCTGATCTCGCCGACCAAGACCCGCGCCCGCATCTATGGCGGCGACGGCGGCATGATCCTCGACAGCCGCAGTCTCTATGGCCGCGGCGACGTGATGCGATTCGAACTGCCGCCGCCTTCGACGGAGAAGCCGGGCTTTGTCGAGCGCGCCACGATCTCGATTCGCACCTGGCTCAACCGCGGCGACCTGCCGCTCTATCGCGAGCTCGGCCCCGAAAACGGCAAGGGCTATCAGGAAATCGTGCAGGCGCTCGACGGCGTCAAAAGCAGCATGGTGCGCGTCAACGACCGCGGGGAGGTGATCGTCTCGGTCGCCGTGCCGGTGCAGCGCTTCCGTGCCGTGCACGGTGCGCTGATGCTCTCGACCCAGGGCGACGACATCGACCAGATGGTGACCGCCGAGCGGCTGGCGATCCTGAAGGTCGGCGGCGTCGCGTCGGCGGTCATGATCGTGCTGTCGCTGCTGCTGGCGAGCACGATCGCGGGTCCGGTGCGGCGGCTCGCCGACGGCGCCGAGCGCGTCCGCCGGCGCATCCAGACCCGCGTCGAGATTCCCGATTTCACCCGCCGCCGCGACGAGATCGGCCATCTCTCCGGCGCGCTGCGCGACATGACGAATGCGCTCTACAGCCGCATCGAGGCGATCGAGATGTTCGCCGCCGACGTCGCCCACGAATTGAAGAACCCGCTGACCTCGCTGCGGTCGGCGGTGGAAACGCTGCCTTTGGCGCGCAACGACACCAGCCGCGGGCGCTTGCTCGAGGTGATCGAGCATGACGTCAAGCGGCTGGACCGGCTGATCTCGGATATTTCAGACGCCAGCCGCCTCGATGCCGAATTGCAGCGCCAGGACATGGCCCCGGTCGATCTGCGCCGGCTCTTGACGACGCTGACCTCGGTCGCCAACGAAACCCGGCTCGGTCACGACGTCGCCGTCGAGGCGCGCTTCGAGGGCCGCGGCGCCACCGATACCTTCTCGGTCCCGGGCCACGATTCCCGGCTCGGGCAGGTGATCTCCAACCTGTTGTCCAATGCGCAATCCTTCTCCGACCCCGGCGGCAAGGTGCGCGTCACCTGCCGCCGCGCGCGCTCAGAGATCGAAATCATCGTCGATGACGACGGGCCGGGCATCGGCGAGGATGCGCTGGAACGCATCTTCGAGCGCTTCTACACCGACCGGCCGCATCAGGGCTTTGGCCAGAACTCGGGCCTCGGGCTATCGATCTCCAAGCAGATCATCGAAGCGCATAACGGGCGGATATGGGCGGAAAACCGCCATGGTCCCGCCGACGCCGATGGCAGGCCGGCGGTAGCGGGTGCGCGGTTCGTGGTCAGGCTGCCCGCGCCATGA
- a CDS encoding response regulator transcription factor: MPTIALVDDDRNILTSVSIALEAEGYRIMTYTDGASALDGFRTSPPDLAILDIKMPRMDGMETLRRLRQKSDLPVIFLTSKDEEIDELFGLKMGADDFIRKPFSQRLLVERVKAVLRRGQPKDPTAVPKEPDARALDRGLLRMDPERHTCTWKNEPVTLTVTEFLILQALATRPGVVKSRNALMDAAYDDQVYVDDRTIDSHIKRLRKKFKVVDDDFEMIETLYGVGYRFKEA; this comes from the coding sequence ATGCCCACAATCGCCCTGGTCGATGATGACCGCAACATTCTTACTTCCGTGTCGATCGCGCTCGAAGCCGAAGGCTATCGCATCATGACCTACACGGATGGTGCCTCGGCGCTCGATGGCTTCCGCACCTCGCCGCCGGACCTCGCGATCCTCGATATCAAGATGCCGCGCATGGACGGCATGGAAACACTGCGCCGGCTGCGGCAGAAGTCCGATTTGCCGGTGATCTTTTTGACCTCCAAGGATGAAGAGATCGACGAATTGTTCGGCCTCAAGATGGGCGCCGACGATTTCATCCGCAAGCCGTTCTCGCAGCGCCTGTTGGTCGAGCGCGTCAAGGCCGTGCTTCGCCGCGGCCAGCCCAAGGATCCGACCGCCGTGCCGAAGGAGCCGGATGCGCGCGCACTGGACCGCGGCCTGTTGCGGATGGACCCGGAGCGTCACACCTGCACCTGGAAGAACGAGCCGGTGACGCTGACCGTCACGGAGTTCCTGATCCTGCAGGCGCTAGCCACGCGGCCCGGTGTGGTGAAGAGCCGCAACGCGCTGATGGACGCGGCCTATGACGACCAGGTCTATGTCGACGACCGCACCATCGACAGCCACATCAAGCGGCTGCGCAAGAAGTTCAAGGTGGTCGACGATGATTTCGAGATGATCGAGACGCTGTACGGCGTCGGCTATCGCTTCAAGGAAGCCTGA
- a CDS encoding HugZ family protein, with amino-acid sequence MQPTVDFDASKLARSLLRRCRQGALATLMPESGDPYCSLVNVASHADASPILLISRLALHTKNILADGRISLMLDERAAGDPLEGARIMLAGRAEEAKGEQAKILRRRYLNAHPSAEAFVDFKDFSFFRVVPSGLHLVAGFGRIIDLKPAQFLTEIGDAADLLEAEQGAVEHMNEDHREAMNLYATRLLGAESDDWRCTGCDPDGMDMQAGSATLRLDFPERVTSAIALRKMLVRLAGEARAKA; translated from the coding sequence ATGCAGCCGACGGTAGATTTTGATGCTTCCAAACTTGCCCGATCGCTGCTGCGGCGGTGTCGGCAAGGCGCGCTGGCCACGCTTATGCCCGAAAGCGGCGATCCCTATTGCTCGCTGGTGAACGTCGCCAGCCATGCCGACGCTTCCCCGATCCTGTTGATTTCGCGGCTCGCGCTGCATACGAAGAACATCCTCGCCGACGGCAGGATATCGCTGATGCTGGATGAGCGTGCCGCCGGCGATCCCCTGGAGGGCGCGCGGATCATGCTGGCGGGACGGGCCGAGGAGGCCAAGGGCGAGCAGGCTAAAATCCTGCGCCGGCGCTATCTCAACGCTCATCCATCCGCGGAAGCGTTTGTGGATTTCAAGGATTTCTCGTTCTTCCGGGTCGTCCCGTCAGGCCTCCATCTGGTCGCCGGTTTCGGCCGCATCATCGACCTCAAGCCCGCGCAATTTCTGACCGAGATCGGCGATGCCGCCGATCTGCTGGAGGCCGAGCAGGGCGCCGTCGAGCACATGAACGAGGATCATCGCGAGGCGATGAACCTCTACGCGACCAGACTTCTGGGCGCCGAGTCTGACGATTGGCGCTGCACCGGCTGCGACCCCGACGGCATGGACATGCAGGCCGGCTCCGCGACATTGCGGCTGGATTTCCCGGAACGCGTCACCAGCGCCATAGCGCTGCGCAAGATGCTGGTGCGGCTGGCGGGCGAGGCGCGGGCGAAGGCGTAA